In one window of Leptospira sp. GIMC2001 DNA:
- the ccoN gene encoding cytochrome-c oxidase, cbb3-type subunit I, translated as MTTTTKYNDTIVKGFVISALVWGVASMLVGVWIAFQLVYPELNFNQPYFSFGRLRPLHTNAAIFGFALSVIFATAYYMIQRLTRVRIWSDKLANIHFWLYNLTIALAAITLPLGYNQSKEYAELEWPLDILIVVWFVIFLVNFFTTIAIREEKQMYAALWFYIASFVTVPLLFIVNNLSIPVGLTKSYSIFSGVYDANIQWWYGHNAVAFVLTTPFLGLMYYFFPKHIKQPIYSHRLSIIHFWSLIFVYIWAGPHHLLYSPIPDWLQTTGMVFSIMLWMPSWGGMLNGFLTLTQAKEKIKTDAILKMMLVGITFYGMSTFEGPLLSIRMISSLGHNTDWIVGHVHSGTLGWVGMMSFAAIYYMVPRLWNTNLFSEKLANTHFWLATLGILLYIVSMWVSGITEGAMWRAVDDKGFLLYPNWVAITEVLKPFRFFRGVAGALYLTGLFVMIYNIVKTIRTAGSGFKEIDLRVQEGATK; from the coding sequence ATGACAACCACAACAAAATACAACGATACTATCGTAAAAGGTTTTGTGATCTCTGCACTGGTGTGGGGCGTTGCCTCCATGTTAGTTGGCGTATGGATCGCATTCCAATTGGTATATCCAGAATTAAACTTCAATCAACCGTATTTTAGCTTCGGTCGATTGAGACCTTTGCATACAAATGCCGCAATTTTTGGCTTTGCATTAAGCGTAATTTTTGCAACGGCATATTATATGATTCAGCGATTGACGCGAGTGAGAATCTGGTCCGACAAGCTAGCCAATATTCATTTTTGGTTATACAATCTTACTATTGCTCTAGCTGCAATCACTTTGCCATTAGGATATAATCAATCGAAAGAATATGCAGAGCTTGAATGGCCACTTGATATTCTTATTGTTGTTTGGTTTGTTATTTTCCTTGTTAACTTTTTTACTACAATAGCGATAAGAGAAGAAAAACAAATGTATGCTGCACTCTGGTTCTACATAGCATCCTTTGTTACAGTTCCATTATTATTCATTGTAAATAATTTATCAATTCCGGTTGGATTGACCAAATCCTATTCAATATTTTCTGGAGTCTATGATGCAAATATCCAATGGTGGTATGGTCATAATGCAGTAGCATTTGTCCTAACTACCCCGTTCTTAGGACTGATGTATTATTTCTTCCCAAAACATATTAAGCAACCTATCTATTCCCATAGATTATCAATCATTCACTTCTGGAGTTTGATCTTTGTATATATCTGGGCTGGTCCTCATCACCTTCTATACTCTCCGATTCCAGACTGGCTACAAACAACTGGAATGGTATTTAGTATAATGCTATGGATGCCTTCTTGGGGTGGAATGCTGAATGGATTCTTAACTTTGACTCAAGCAAAAGAGAAAATCAAAACAGATGCTATACTCAAAATGATGTTAGTTGGTATCACTTTCTATGGTATGTCAACATTTGAAGGACCATTGCTATCCATCAGAATGATCAGTTCCCTTGGTCATAACACAGATTGGATTGTAGGCCACGTTCATTCCGGTACATTGGGTTGGGTTGGTATGATGTCCTTTGCTGCGATCTATTATATGGTTCCTAGATTGTGGAATACAAATCTATTTTCCGAAAAGTTAGCCAATACTCATTTCTGGCTTGCGACGCTTGGAATTTTACTCTATATCGTATCGATGTGGGTATCCGGAATCACTGAAGGTGCGATGTGGCGAGCAGTTGATGATAAAGGATTTCTACTTTATCCTAACTGGGTTGCAATTACAGAAGTTCTAAAACCTTTTAGATTCTTTAGAGGAGTTGCAGGTGCCTTGTATTTAACAGGATTATTTGTAATGATTTACAATATCGTGAAAACCATTCGAACAGCTGGATCTGGTTTCAAAGAAATTGATCTACGCGTTCAAGAAGGAGCAACAAAATGA
- a CDS encoding glycosyltransferase family protein — protein sequence MKILYYISGHGYGHMSRSYEIIRNLVESPVIEKITISSKRVNFVSNPSPKIDLREIGIDVGIIQNSSISMDIMETKNHLEEFEKQKDALIRSEAKFLREGDYDLVISDSSSLAFVIAIEAEIPSLFVGNFTWDFIYRNLEKHHPYFGVIADLIQVEYSFANAALILPFACHMDHFLESKKIGLVGRRPELEKKSARNHFGFEDGLQYFLFSFGAYGIDSSTWNWSNIPSNWRIVCSDLPGIHSDQIIDIKNAYYPNLVTACDYVVTKPGYGIISECVYANTPIIYTDRGEFAEYNCLVDSLKTEHPSSFISQEKLRQFDFGESIETIKNWKQNASLNFDGERDVLEFILNRFS from the coding sequence GTGAAAATTTTATATTATATCAGTGGGCATGGATATGGTCATATGTCCCGATCTTACGAAATTATTCGAAACCTAGTAGAAAGCCCAGTGATTGAAAAAATAACCATATCATCAAAACGCGTAAACTTTGTAAGCAATCCATCACCTAAGATTGATTTGCGTGAAATCGGAATCGACGTTGGTATCATCCAGAATTCATCCATTAGTATGGATATCATGGAGACGAAAAATCATCTCGAAGAATTTGAGAAACAAAAAGACGCTTTGATTCGTTCTGAAGCAAAGTTTTTGCGTGAAGGCGATTATGACCTGGTTATTTCCGATTCTTCTTCTTTGGCTTTTGTAATCGCAATAGAAGCCGAAATCCCTTCCCTTTTTGTGGGCAATTTTACTTGGGATTTTATCTACCGTAATCTAGAAAAACACCATCCATACTTTGGTGTTATTGCTGATTTAATTCAGGTAGAATATAGCTTTGCAAATGCAGCATTGATTTTGCCATTTGCATGCCATATGGATCATTTTCTGGAAAGCAAGAAGATTGGCTTGGTGGGTCGACGACCTGAGCTTGAGAAAAAGTCAGCGAGAAATCATTTTGGTTTTGAAGATGGTCTCCAATACTTTCTTTTTTCCTTTGGGGCCTATGGAATAGACAGCTCAACTTGGAATTGGTCGAATATACCTTCCAATTGGCGAATTGTCTGCTCAGACCTTCCAGGAATTCATTCCGATCAGATTATAGATATCAAAAATGCATACTATCCCAACTTAGTCACAGCTTGCGACTATGTTGTAACGAAACCTGGATATGGCATTATTAGTGAATGCGTATATGCAAATACACCAATAATCTATACTGATCGAGGAGAATTTGCGGAATACAATTGTCTGGTTGACAGCCTCAAAACTGAACACCCTTCTTCATTTATCAGCCAAGAGAAGCTACGTCAATTTGATTTTGGTGAATCCATCGAGACGATAAAAAACTGGAAACAAAATGCATCTTTAAACTTTGATGGTGAGCGCGATGTCCTTGAGTTCATTTTGAATCGCTTCTCCTAA
- a CDS encoding TrmH family RNA methyltransferase: MHEPNQKITSFSNPKVKYLVSLKERKNREKEGRFFLEGYREITRAKQSWDHRNPLIPRSYPEILCISPECFLGSNEWELIKALNLPIWEFPKAVFEKISHRDRPDGLILIGKIPDYNFHPNILDSFQDEIVLVIEGVEKPGNLGTILRTAEGAGVKLVIVTDPRTDIYSPNVMRSSTGILFTIPVYLGSTEEVLNALIKNKFKTLALTPEVNNPYYNTDLTGKIAIIFGSEQYGLSDKAKEISSDLLSIPMLGEADSLNLALSTGIVIYESLRQRSLNK, encoded by the coding sequence ATGCACGAACCCAATCAAAAAATTACAAGCTTTTCCAATCCAAAAGTTAAATACTTAGTATCCCTCAAAGAACGGAAGAATCGCGAAAAAGAAGGTCGATTTTTTCTGGAAGGCTACAGAGAGATTACTCGAGCAAAACAAAGTTGGGATCATAGAAATCCATTGATTCCAAGATCTTATCCAGAAATTTTATGCATATCTCCGGAATGCTTCCTCGGTTCAAACGAATGGGAACTCATCAAAGCACTCAACTTACCGATCTGGGAATTTCCTAAAGCTGTATTCGAGAAAATTTCCCATCGTGATCGGCCGGATGGTTTAATTCTCATTGGCAAAATTCCGGATTATAATTTTCACCCGAACATCCTTGATTCTTTTCAAGATGAAATTGTCCTTGTTATTGAAGGAGTAGAAAAACCAGGAAATCTTGGAACAATCCTTAGAACTGCAGAAGGTGCTGGAGTAAAACTTGTAATAGTCACAGATCCAAGAACAGATATCTATAGTCCTAATGTTATGCGGTCGAGTACTGGAATTTTATTTACTATACCCGTTTATTTAGGTTCAACCGAAGAAGTTCTAAATGCTTTGATAAAAAATAAATTTAAAACTTTAGCTCTTACCCCCGAAGTGAACAATCCGTACTACAATACTGATCTAACGGGAAAGATTGCTATTATTTTTGGCAGTGAGCAGTACGGTTTGTCCGACAAAGCAAAAGAAATATCATCCGATCTACTCTCCATTCCCATGCTAGGTGAAGCGGATTCTTTGAATCTAGCATTGTCTACTGGAATAGTGATTTATGAGAGTCTCAGGCAGAGGTCTCTCAATAAGTGA
- a CDS encoding class I SAM-dependent methyltransferase: MKEISGYEILDSGNHSKLEKIGPYTLIRASPLSDYPPSKQALWENWDAKYIKNDRGSGSWSYKTKIPESFTLSYAGIKFLTKLTPFGHVGFFPEQVTNWDRVRRIGELTKDLEILNLFAYSGGSTLACLQSGMKVCHLDASKGMVDWARENAKLNQLDDKPVRWIVEDVLKFIGREIKRKKKYQGFILDPPSFGRGSKGEVWKIEEHLGALLDMLMELCDSKPKFVILTCHSQGYSSLALERMLYSRIKIKGTYESSELFLNESSGGKYPAGSCCFFLSK, from the coding sequence ATGAAAGAAATTTCGGGATATGAAATCCTCGACTCAGGCAATCATTCAAAGTTAGAAAAAATTGGACCGTATACATTAATCCGTGCTTCTCCTTTATCAGACTATCCGCCATCTAAACAAGCTTTGTGGGAAAATTGGGATGCGAAATATATCAAAAATGATCGTGGAAGCGGTTCTTGGTCTTACAAAACAAAAATACCTGAATCATTTACTCTAAGTTATGCTGGAATTAAATTTTTAACTAAACTCACACCTTTTGGACATGTAGGATTCTTTCCAGAACAAGTAACCAATTGGGATCGGGTTCGAAGAATTGGTGAATTAACAAAAGATTTGGAAATTTTGAATCTATTTGCTTATTCGGGTGGATCTACTCTGGCTTGCTTACAGTCTGGAATGAAAGTCTGTCATCTCGATGCATCAAAAGGTATGGTGGACTGGGCAAGAGAAAATGCTAAGCTGAATCAGCTTGATGACAAACCAGTCCGCTGGATTGTTGAAGATGTTCTAAAATTTATAGGACGAGAAATCAAAAGAAAGAAAAAATACCAAGGTTTTATTTTGGATCCTCCTAGTTTTGGAAGAGGAAGCAAAGGAGAAGTTTGGAAAATAGAAGAACACCTTGGTGCACTTTTAGACATGTTGATGGAATTATGTGATTCCAAACCAAAATTTGTGATCTTGACTTGTCATTCGCAAGGTTATAGTTCGCTTGCTTTGGAGAGGATGCTCTATTCTCGGATCAAAATTAAAGGTACATATGAGTCGAGTGAACTTTTTCTAAATGAAAGTTCAGGTGGTAAATATCCAGCAGGATCTTGCTGTTTCTTTCTCTCGAAATGA